GCGGGCGGGGTGTCGGTCATCAGCGGGAAGGCGGCGGGGCCTTCACGGAAGTTCCAGCCGTAGTTGCCGCCGTTGGTGATCCAGTTGATCTCCTCATAGATGTCCTGGCCCACGTCGGCGCACCAGAGGTGGCCCTTTGCATCAAAGCTCAGGCCCCAGGGATTGCGGATGCCATTGGCATAGATCTGCGGCAGGGCATTCACGCCGCTGGCGTAGGGGTTGTCGGCAGGAATGCCGTAGGCCTTGGAGTAGTCGCGGCTGTCCACGTCGATGCGCAGGATCTTGCCGTAGAGCGTGGCATTGAGCTGAGACATCTTGAGCTCGCCGTTGCGCTTGGAGTTGTCGCCCACGCCGATGTAGAGGAAGCCATCCGGGCCGAAGACGATGTTGCCGCCGTGGTGGTTCCAGTTCACCAGCGGGATCTCCAGCAGGGAGCGCTCGGTGCTTTCATCGGCCTTGTCGCCATTGGCCTTCATCTCGGTGATGACGAGGCGCTTGGGTTTCTGCAGTGTGTAGCAGAGGTAGAAGAGACCGTTGTCCTTGAACTTCGGATGGAAGGCCAGGCCGTTGAGCCCTTCTTCAAACAGGCCGTCCTTGGCCTCCATCCCACGCGGGGAGAGATCGAGGAAGGTCTTGGCCTCGCTGCCGGCCTCGTCCTTCGGCAGGATCAAAATCTGCCCGCGCTGCAGCGCCAGAAACTCACGGCCGCTGCCGTCTTCAGGCACCACCACCGCGATGGGGCGCTCCGTTTTGAGCTTTTCATAAACACGTGTCAGCTTGTGGGTATCGGCCGCCAGAGCAGCAGAGCCAGCAGCGACGAGGAGGGCAAGGGAGAGCAGGGAGCGCATAAGAGAAACGAGATAGTCAGTCTATGCGGGCCGAGTCTTGCAGGGCAATCATGATTTTTTCACTGAACACCCTACCAAAGTTCCCATTGCCTTCGCCCCTTGGAGGAATAGACTTTCCAGCATGAGCCTGGAAACGCTGATGCAAGAAGCCCGCAAGCTGGGCTCTCAGGATCGTCGCCGTCTGGCGGCCTTTCTGACCACGCTTAGGGAGCCGGGCGAGCCGGGCTTTGCTGAAGAGATGGCCCGCAGGATTGATGACACCACGCCTGGGCATTGGGTGACAGTGGAGGAGATGGCCGCGCGATACGCGGCTGACTCATGATCGAATATCGGCTGCTGGTGGCGCATGAGGTTATCGTGTTTCTCGACTCCCTCAAGGCTGCGGATCGGAAGCGCTTGATCAAACGCTTCCTGGAAATCACCAGCTACCCGGCGAACTATGCCGACTATTCAGAACATGATGCCGCAGGGCGCAGGCTCGACGTGCACGTCCATGCAGGCTATGCGATTGCCTTCTGGGAGGACTTTGCCGACCGGCACCTGAAGGTCCTCGACGTAAGGCTAGCAGACCATTGACCGCCCGCCGAATGCTTCTATCCTGCGCACCCCAATTCCCATGAGCAACGCCACCGCCATCACCCCCACACGTGCCCAAGACTTTCCCGAATGGTACCAGCAGGTCGTTCGTGCCGCCGACATGGCGGAGAACTCCGAGGTGCGCGGCTGCATGGTCATCAAGCCCTGGGGCTACGGCCTGTGGGAAAGCATTCAGCGCCAGCTCGATGCCAAGTTCAAGGCCACCGGCCATGTGAACGCCTACTTCCCCCTCCTCATCCCCCTGAGCTACCTGGAAAAAGAAGCGCAGCATGCGGAAGGCTTCGCCACGGAGTGCGCTGTCGTCACGCATCATCGCCTGGAGGCGCAGAAGCAGCCGGACGGCACCACCAAGATGATCCCCACCGGCGAACTGGCCGAGCCCTTCGTGATTCGCCCGACTTCCGAGACAATTATCGGTGCTGCTTTCGCCCGCTGGGTGGAAAGCTACCGCGACCTGCCGCTGCTGATCAACCAGTGGTGCAACGTCATGCGCTGGGAGATGCGCCCGCGCCTGTTCCTGCGCACCGCCGAATTCCTCTGGCAGGAAGGCCACACCGCGCATGAGACGGAAGAAGAGGCCATCGTGGAAACCCGCACCATGCACAAGGTGTATGAGGAATTCCTGCGCGATCATCTGGCCATCCCGGTGATCCCTGGCGAAAAGACGGAGCGCGAGCGCTTCCCCGGTGCGGTGCAGACCTTCACCGTCGAAGCCATGGTGCAGGACAAGAAGGCCATCCAGGCCGGCACCTCCCACTACCTGGGGCAGAATTTCTCCAAGGCCGCGAACATCCAGTTCCTCGGCCGCGACAACACCCGCCAGCTTGCCTACACCACGAGCTGGGGCGTGAGCACCCGCATGATCGGCACGCTGATCATGGCGCATGGCGACGACGACGGCGTGATCATCCCACCACGTGTGGCCCCCACGCAGATCGTCATCCTGCCTGTGACTCCGAAGCCCGACACGCGTCAGGAAGTCATCGACGCCTGCGAGGCGCTGGCGCAGACGCTGCGCACACAGACCTTTGCCGGCGAGCCGCTGCGCGTGCACGTGGACAAACGCGACCTGCAGGGCGGCGCGAAGAACTGGGAATGGATCAAGAAGGGCGTGCCGATGCGCCTGGAAATGGGACCGCGCGACATCACCAGCCGCAGCGTGGCCGTGTGCCGCCGCGACCAGGGACCGAAGGCCAAGGAATTTGTGCCCAAGGAAGACCTCATCCAGTCCGTGACCGAGCGCCTGCAGGAGATCCAGGACGCCCTGCTCGCACGCGCCACCGCGCTGCGGGATGCCAACATGAAGAAGCTGGAGACGCTGGAGGAGTTCAAAGCCTTCTTTGCCGAAGGCTCCGAAGGCGGCTTTGCACTCATGCACTGGGCTGGCAGCAGCGAGGAAGAAGAGACTCTCAGCAAGGACATGAAGGTCACCATCCGCTGCATCCCGCACGGCGATCAGTTTGCCGAAGAAGGAAAATGCTTCCTCACCGGCAAGCCCAGCACCCGCCGCGTGGTGTTTGCGCGGAGTTATTGAGGCAGGTCACAGGCTGACGAAATTCGCGACAGCGTCGTGGAGTGCGGTGGCAGAGATGCAAGGCGCAAGCGTGCATCGACGACACCGCTTTCGTCAGCCGGACAAACGTTTGTCGAACTGTGCGCATTCTTCACCGCCTCGAAAGCGGTGCTGCGCCTAGGCTTGCACCGCACTCCAAGACGCTTCGCGCACGCGCCTGCACCTCAGCGCAGAATCTCGCCCTTCGCCACATCTCCGGGCACGTCCAGCAGCATGATCTGATTGATGGTCTTGAACTGCGTGTGGTCAGCCACGCTCCAGACGATCTTCTTGTCTCGCGTGACTTCGATGACCTGGGCCTGCTCGCCGATGTGGCCGTGGCCGAGATAGACGCAGAAGACAGTGTTGCCATTCGGCAGGCGCTGGCAGCCAGCCATGAGGCGCAGGGTGTAGCCGGGGATGTCGTTTTCTCCGAGCTCCCACACGATGTTCTCTTTGGCATCAATCTCGCGCACCTGGTGGCCGTCGCCGCAGGTGATGAGCAGGTGACCCTCCGGCAGCGGCACGACCTCATGCGGATCTCCGGGCACCTTGATCTGGCGCAGCACTTTGCCCTCGCCATCCAGCTCGACGATTTTGCCCTCGCCTTTGAAGGTCACGAGGTAGTGGCCGTTGGCCAGCTTGCGCGTGCCACGGAACTGGTTGTGCAGCTTGATCTCCGGCGCGGTGCTCAGCTTGATCTCCTTGGCGACCTTGCCTGCGCGATCCACCTCGATGATGCGGCTGGTTCCGCATTCCACCAACATCACCTTGCCATCCGGCAGCGGCTGGCAGGCATGCACCTCCACCTTCACATCCGTGGGAGCCTTGTACTCCCAGACGACCTTCTTGTCAGGCGTCACCTCCAGCGCGCCGCTGACAAAGCAGAAGAGGTAATTTCCATTCGGCAGCTTCCAGCAGTCCTGCGGGGCTTTGCAGTCCCACTGCCACTCGATTTTTCCTTCAGCGGAAACCACACACACCTTGCCGCCGCCATAGTCGCAGCAGAGAAACGGATGCGCCGCAGCAGCGGAGGAGACGAGGGCGAGGAAAGCGGCGAGAAGTCGGAGCGTGGTCATGAAGTGGATATAAGAGGCTGGCTTTCATCAACGCAGGCTGCAACGCGTTTGATTCATTCCATTCACGGCATGCAGCAGCTGGCAGATTCTCGGCACCCCCACCCAGTGCAGCATTCCAGGCTCGACATCGCATCGCCGCCCCCCGTAGTCTCGTGAAATGTTCCGTGTGTGCAGTCTCTTCACGCCACTCGCATTCGCCTCCGTCTTTTGCGCCGAGCCCGTGGCAATGACGACGCGCGAGTTCAAACTCGATTTCGACCTCCGCGCCATGAGCCGCAGTCTGGCGGCGAGTCAGCCAGCTGCCGATCCCCTTGCCGATGGATCAGATCCATCTTCTGCGGCTGCAAAGGATCCCTTCATCCCTGCCAGCCAACCCGGGCTGCCGCTCAAACCGCCGCCCCTCCTGACTTCCCAGAATGTTTTATCTCAAATGGGCATCAGCTTTCCGCCAGGTGCCACAGCATTCTATGACAGCTGCACCAGAACTCTGCGTGTGCACAACACGCCCGAGATGCTCCACCTCATCCAGGTGCTGGCGGATTCCGCAGGAGAAAACTTCCCCCGCGACGTCGTATACTCGCTCACGGTCATCGAGGGCCCGGGAGAAATCATCCGACGGATCAATGAAACCGCCGCACACAAAGCAGATTCTGGCGCAGAGCTCGGCTCGCTGCTGGCACAG
The sequence above is drawn from the Prosthecobacter vanneervenii genome and encodes:
- the proS gene encoding proline--tRNA ligase; amino-acid sequence: MSNATAITPTRAQDFPEWYQQVVRAADMAENSEVRGCMVIKPWGYGLWESIQRQLDAKFKATGHVNAYFPLLIPLSYLEKEAQHAEGFATECAVVTHHRLEAQKQPDGTTKMIPTGELAEPFVIRPTSETIIGAAFARWVESYRDLPLLINQWCNVMRWEMRPRLFLRTAEFLWQEGHTAHETEEEAIVETRTMHKVYEEFLRDHLAIPVIPGEKTERERFPGAVQTFTVEAMVQDKKAIQAGTSHYLGQNFSKAANIQFLGRDNTRQLAYTTSWGVSTRMIGTLIMAHGDDDGVIIPPRVAPTQIVILPVTPKPDTRQEVIDACEALAQTLRTQTFAGEPLRVHVDKRDLQGGAKNWEWIKKGVPMRLEMGPRDITSRSVAVCRRDQGPKAKEFVPKEDLIQSVTERLQEIQDALLARATALRDANMKKLETLEEFKAFFAEGSEGGFALMHWAGSSEEEETLSKDMKVTIRCIPHGDQFAEEGKCFLTGKPSTRRVVFARSY
- a CDS encoding PQQ-dependent sugar dehydrogenase, translating into MRSLLSLALLVAAGSAALAADTHKLTRVYEKLKTERPIAVVVPEDGSGREFLALQRGQILILPKDEAGSEAKTFLDLSPRGMEAKDGLFEEGLNGLAFHPKFKDNGLFYLCYTLQKPKRLVITEMKANGDKADESTERSLLEIPLVNWNHHGGNIVFGPDGFLYIGVGDNSKRNGELKMSQLNATLYGKILRIDVDSRDYSKAYGIPADNPYASGVNALPQIYANGIRNPWGLSFDAKGHLWCADVGQDIYEEINWITNGGNYGWNFREGPAAFPLMTDTPPADAKFIEPIHSYTHADGLSITGGIVYTGKSLPELQGKYVYGDFVLGKVWALKTDDSGKEQSNELLYTSPQTPAADPKKKPTILVKPTAFCANAAGEMLVLDWNGGIYKLGK
- a CDS encoding beta-propeller domain-containing protein translates to MTTLRLLAAFLALVSSAAAAHPFLCCDYGGGKVCVVSAEGKIEWQWDCKAPQDCWKLPNGNYLFCFVSGALEVTPDKKVVWEYKAPTDVKVEVHACQPLPDGKVMLVECGTSRIIEVDRAGKVAKEIKLSTAPEIKLHNQFRGTRKLANGHYLVTFKGEGKIVELDGEGKVLRQIKVPGDPHEVVPLPEGHLLITCGDGHQVREIDAKENIVWELGENDIPGYTLRLMAGCQRLPNGNTVFCVYLGHGHIGEQAQVIEVTRDKKIVWSVADHTQFKTINQIMLLDVPGDVAKGEILR